The window CGAGCCGCTCTTGCACCCGCAGGTCAAGGAGCTGATGGCCTATGTGACCAAGCAGGGCATGACCACCGGCATGACCACCAACGCCTTCCTGCTGACCGAGGATCGCCTGAAAGAGCTGATGGACGTCGGCATGGGTCGCATCCAGATCTCGCTGGACGCTCTGAACCCGACGCCGGGCGCGCCGAAGTCGCTGAAGACCCTGCGCAAGAAGATCGAGATGGTGGCGAAGTTTCCCATCTGGTTCCGCGTCAACACCGTCATCTGCGACCAGACCATCGACGAGGTGCAAGAGGTCGCCGAGTTCTGCATGGGCCTCAACGTGCCGGTGAACTTCTCGGTCGTGCACGACCGCGGCCGCCTGACCCGCAGCCTGAACAACAAGGCCTACCTGGACAAGGTGCGCTGGCTGAAAGAACAGAAGCTGGCCGGCCGCCCCATCTCCAGTTTTTATTACCTGATCGACTATTACGAGCAGGCCTTGCAGGGCAAGCCGATGGACTGGACCTGTCAAGCGGGCAGCAAGTGTTACTACGTGTCGCCGGAAGGCGACTTTCACTTCTGCTATCACGTGCCGCCGCAGATGAAGTTCGACGAAGTCACGCGCGACACGCTGGCAGGAAATCGCGGCAAAAAAGGCTGCGAAACGAACTGCGGGG of the Polyangia bacterium genome contains:
- a CDS encoding radical SAM protein, with protein sequence MRSLPRIFDDLPIWAQLNITWKCNLDCSYCTEYDNSKGHVPYDVLLHRIDKCKELGTLHTDLIGGEPLLHPQVKELMAYVTKQGMTTGMTTNAFLLTEDRLKELMDVGMGRIQISLDALNPTPGAPKSLKTLRKKIEMVAKFPIWFRVNTVICDQTIDEVQEVAEFCMGLNVPVNFSVVHDRGRLTRSLNNKAYLDKVRWLKEQKLAGRPISSFYYLIDYYEQALQGKPMDWTCQAGSKCYYVSPEGDFHFCYHVPPQMKFDEVTRDTLAGNRGKKGCETNCGVDCVLNTSLPFSNRAHVAGVEARDVLLQIGTQLGAKMGFKRAAASGS